The Blastococcus sp. HT6-4 genome window below encodes:
- a CDS encoding CPBP family intramembrane glutamic endopeptidase, whose amino-acid sequence MHVRPPAGRRVLVLAASSVLFLSAWNNVVVTRLPGYPGSYVAANLAATAALLVAARAGGLSWAELGLARHRLGAGLRWGGACAAVVAGGYAVGLAVPALRPLLADARVAGLDAPGIAYQVLVRIPLGTVLWEEVAFRGVLLGALARLLPASRAAAVSAAVFGIWHVRPTLSAVAANDLADGPVRTAVLVLLGCLATAVAGGLFAWLRLRSGSLLAPTLLHLATNSLGILAAAAAHRLG is encoded by the coding sequence GTGCATGTTCGCCCACCCGCCGGCCGACGGGTGCTGGTCCTCGCGGCGTCGTCGGTGCTGTTCCTCAGCGCCTGGAACAACGTCGTCGTGACCCGGCTGCCCGGTTATCCCGGGTCCTACGTCGCCGCGAACCTCGCCGCCACCGCGGCGCTCCTGGTGGCGGCGCGGGCCGGCGGCCTGTCGTGGGCGGAGCTGGGGCTCGCCCGGCACCGCCTGGGCGCCGGGCTCCGGTGGGGTGGGGCCTGCGCCGCCGTCGTCGCCGGCGGCTACGCCGTCGGCCTCGCCGTCCCCGCGCTCCGCCCGCTGCTCGCCGACGCCCGCGTCGCCGGGCTGGATGCCCCGGGGATCGCCTACCAGGTGCTGGTCCGCATCCCGCTGGGCACGGTGCTGTGGGAGGAGGTCGCCTTCCGCGGCGTGCTGCTCGGCGCGCTGGCCCGCCTGCTGCCCGCGAGCAGGGCGGCAGCGGTCTCCGCGGCCGTCTTCGGGATCTGGCACGTCCGGCCCACGCTCAGCGCCGTGGCGGCCAACGACCTCGCCGACGGGCCGGTCCGGACGGCCGTGCTCGTGCTGCTCGGCTGCCTGGCCACGGCCGTCGCCGGTGGACTGTTCGCCTGGCTCCGGCTGCGCAGTGGGAGCCTCCTCGCGCCCACGCTGCTCCACCTGGCGACGAACTCGCTCGGCATCCTGGCCGCGGCCGCCGCCCACCGGCTCGGCTGA
- a CDS encoding DUF6186 family protein has protein sequence MSGGAVSLLGFTALVVWGAALELSAHRGDGRATLAEALAAAMRTTPGRAAVLVGWIWLGVHFLAR, from the coding sequence GTGAGCGGCGGCGCGGTGTCCCTCCTCGGCTTCACCGCGCTGGTGGTCTGGGGAGCGGCCCTGGAGCTCTCCGCGCACCGCGGGGACGGCCGGGCGACCCTCGCGGAGGCGCTCGCGGCAGCCATGCGCACGACCCCGGGGCGGGCGGCGGTGCTCGTCGGCTGGATCTGGCTCGGGGTGCACTTCCTGGCCCGCTGA
- a CDS encoding 3-hydroxyacyl-CoA dehydrogenase family protein — translation MSDLPARVGVIGGGRMGAGIAQAFLTAGARVDVVEAGGDAAEAARARVADGLEEAARRGKLDGDVEAVLGRLTLLDSPADLDAGTGLVVEAVPERADLKAEVLRAAESAVGPDAVLATNTSSLSVTELAAALDRPARFLGLHFFNPVPASKLVEVVVAAGTDPGLVGTAGRWVRALGKTEVVVTDSPGFASSRLGVLLGLEAIRMLEEGVADAEAIDTAMELGYRHPMGPLRSTDLVGLDVRLAIAEYLHRTLGERFAPPQLLRDKVAAGELGRKSGRGFHTYD, via the coding sequence ATGAGCGACCTGCCCGCCCGCGTGGGCGTGATCGGCGGCGGCCGGATGGGCGCCGGGATCGCGCAGGCGTTCCTGACCGCGGGCGCGCGGGTGGACGTGGTGGAGGCCGGCGGCGACGCCGCGGAGGCCGCCCGCGCCCGGGTGGCCGACGGCCTGGAGGAGGCCGCCCGCCGCGGGAAGCTGGACGGCGACGTCGAAGCCGTCCTCGGCCGGCTGACCCTGCTCGACTCCCCCGCCGACCTCGACGCGGGGACCGGGCTGGTGGTCGAGGCCGTGCCGGAGCGGGCGGACCTGAAGGCCGAGGTGCTGCGCGCCGCCGAGTCCGCCGTCGGGCCCGACGCCGTCCTGGCGACGAACACCAGCTCCCTGTCGGTGACCGAGCTGGCGGCCGCGCTCGACCGCCCCGCACGGTTCCTCGGCCTGCACTTCTTCAACCCGGTCCCGGCGTCGAAGCTGGTGGAGGTCGTGGTCGCCGCCGGGACCGACCCCGGGCTGGTCGGGACGGCCGGCCGCTGGGTGCGGGCGCTGGGCAAGACCGAGGTCGTCGTCACGGACTCCCCGGGGTTCGCGTCCTCGCGCCTGGGCGTGCTCCTGGGCCTGGAGGCCATCCGGATGCTCGAGGAGGGCGTTGCCGACGCCGAGGCCATCGACACCGCCATGGAGCTGGGCTACCGCCACCCGATGGGCCCGCTGCGGTCGACCGACCTGGTCGGGCTCGACGTGCGGCTGGCGATCGCCGAGTACCTGCACCGGACCCTCGGCGAGCGGTTCGCGCCGCCCCAGCTGCTCCGCGACAAGGTCGCCGCCGGCGAGCTCGGCCGGAAGAGCGGCCGCGGCTTCCACACCTACGACTGA
- the paaI gene encoding hydroxyphenylacetyl-CoA thioesterase PaaI: MTAPSPQRVAEDAVRRYLADDATARALGVTASAIGPGAVTTHLTVRPEMLNGAGSAHGAVLFALADIAFALACNSHGYPAVGRSCSIEYLAPASAGDALSATAVERVVVGRGGIYDVAVTRDGDGALLAEMRGHSRRVGAVPAEPA, from the coding sequence ATGACCGCCCCGTCGCCGCAGCGCGTCGCGGAGGATGCGGTCCGCCGCTACCTGGCCGACGACGCGACCGCCCGGGCGCTCGGCGTCACCGCGAGCGCGATCGGCCCCGGGGCCGTGACGACCCACCTCACGGTCCGCCCCGAGATGCTCAACGGCGCCGGGAGCGCGCACGGGGCGGTGCTGTTCGCCCTCGCCGACATCGCCTTCGCCCTGGCCTGCAACTCGCACGGGTACCCGGCGGTCGGGCGCTCCTGCAGCATCGAGTACCTGGCGCCCGCGTCCGCCGGTGACGCCCTCAGCGCCACCGCCGTCGAGCGCGTCGTCGTCGGGCGGGGCGGCATCTACGACGTCGCCGTGACCCGGGACGGCGACGGCGCGCTGCTGGCCGAGATGCGCGGGCACAGCCGCCGGGTCGGCGCCGTCCCGGCCGAACCGGCCTGA
- a CDS encoding TetR/AcrR family transcriptional regulator, with product MTLTTGNGRRGRPGHSLESLLDIAVAAFIERGFEATSMDELAVRLGVTKSAIYHHVPSKVELLRLALDRALDALFAVTEEPGATRGRAIDRLEHVVRGSVRVLAAELPSVTLLLRVRGNSEVERAALARRRAFDRFVTDLVRAAEEEGDVRPDVDPAVTSRLLFGAVNSLAEWYRPDGGLSADDLADALIRTSFEGLRTRT from the coding sequence ATGACGCTCACCACCGGCAACGGACGGCGGGGGCGCCCCGGGCACTCGCTGGAGTCGCTGCTCGACATCGCGGTGGCCGCCTTCATCGAGCGGGGTTTCGAGGCCACGAGCATGGACGAGCTCGCGGTGCGCCTGGGGGTCACCAAGTCCGCGATCTACCACCACGTGCCGAGCAAGGTGGAGCTGCTGCGGCTGGCGCTGGACCGTGCGCTGGACGCGCTCTTCGCCGTCACCGAGGAACCCGGGGCGACCCGCGGCCGGGCGATCGACCGGCTCGAGCACGTCGTCCGCGGCTCCGTCCGGGTGCTCGCCGCGGAACTGCCCTCCGTCACCCTGCTCCTGCGGGTGCGGGGCAACTCCGAGGTCGAGCGGGCGGCCCTGGCCCGGCGGCGCGCCTTCGACCGGTTCGTCACCGACCTGGTGCGCGCGGCCGAGGAGGAGGGCGACGTCCGGCCCGACGTCGACCCTGCCGTCACCAGCCGCCTGCTGTTCGGTGCCGTCAACTCCCTCGCCGAGTGGTACCGCCCCGACGGCGGGCTCTCCGCCGACGATCTCGCCGACGCCCTGATCCGCACGAGCTTCGAAGGGCTCCGCACCCGGACCTGA
- the paaK gene encoding phenylacetate--CoA ligase PaaK: MTAATGPTARRLGEAPDPGTLDPAERMGVDELRALQLERLRWTLRHAYDNVPHYRRSFDAAGVHPDDCRDLADLARFPTTGKADLRENYPFGMFAVPREQVRRVHASSGTTGKPTVVGYTERDIDTWATAMARSIRAAGGRPGDVLHNAYGYGLFTGGLGAHYGAEKLGCTVVPVSGGMTPRQVQLIQDFGPRLIMVTPSYMLTVIDEFEKQGIDPRSSSLEIGIFGAEPWTEQMRQEMEQRLDIEAIDIYGLSEVMGPGVAQECVETKDGLHVWEDLFYPEVIDPFTGEPLPEGEEGELVFTSLTKEAMPVIRYRTRDLTRLRPGTARPAMRRMDKVTGRTDDMIILRGVNLFPTQIEEVVLRTPGLSPHFRLVLSTRGRMDHLTVEVEARPDCPAERRPPAAAEVATQVKDTVGTSVEVVVVEPESLPRSVGKLQRLSDQRSR; encoded by the coding sequence ATGACGGCTGCGACGGGTCCGACCGCGAGACGCCTGGGGGAGGCGCCCGATCCGGGCACGCTCGACCCGGCCGAGCGCATGGGGGTCGACGAGCTGCGCGCCCTCCAGCTGGAGCGGCTGCGCTGGACGCTGCGCCACGCGTACGACAACGTGCCGCACTACCGGCGGTCGTTCGACGCCGCGGGCGTGCACCCGGACGACTGCCGTGACCTCGCCGACCTGGCCAGGTTCCCCACCACCGGCAAGGCCGACCTCCGGGAGAACTACCCGTTCGGCATGTTCGCCGTCCCGCGCGAGCAGGTCCGGCGGGTGCACGCCTCGTCGGGGACGACCGGCAAGCCGACGGTCGTCGGCTACACCGAGCGGGACATCGACACGTGGGCGACGGCGATGGCCCGGTCGATCCGCGCCGCCGGCGGGCGCCCGGGGGACGTGCTGCACAACGCCTACGGCTACGGCCTGTTCACCGGCGGGCTCGGCGCCCACTACGGCGCGGAGAAGCTCGGCTGCACCGTCGTCCCCGTCTCCGGCGGCATGACCCCGCGCCAGGTGCAGCTCATCCAGGACTTCGGGCCCCGGCTGATCATGGTGACGCCGTCCTACATGCTCACGGTCATCGACGAGTTCGAGAAGCAGGGCATCGACCCGCGCTCGTCCTCCCTGGAGATCGGCATCTTCGGCGCCGAGCCGTGGACCGAGCAGATGCGCCAGGAGATGGAGCAGCGGCTCGACATCGAGGCCATCGACATCTATGGCCTGTCCGAGGTGATGGGCCCCGGCGTCGCCCAGGAGTGCGTGGAGACCAAGGACGGCCTGCACGTCTGGGAGGACCTCTTCTACCCGGAGGTCATCGACCCGTTCACCGGTGAGCCCCTGCCCGAGGGCGAGGAGGGCGAACTGGTCTTCACCTCCCTCACGAAGGAGGCCATGCCGGTCATCCGGTACCGGACCCGCGACCTGACCCGGCTGCGTCCCGGCACCGCCCGCCCGGCGATGCGCCGGATGGACAAGGTCACCGGCCGCACCGACGACATGATCATCCTGCGCGGGGTGAACCTCTTCCCGACCCAGATCGAGGAGGTGGTGCTGCGCACGCCGGGGCTCTCACCGCACTTCCGCCTGGTGCTGTCGACCCGCGGGCGGATGGATCACCTGACCGTCGAGGTCGAGGCGCGCCCCGACTGCCCGGCCGAGCGCCGGCCGCCGGCCGCCGCGGAGGTGGCCACGCAGGTGAAGGACACCGTCGGCACCAGCGTCGAGGTCGTCGTCGTGGAGCCGGAGAGCCTGCCCCGGTCGGTCGGCAAGCTGCAGCGCCTGTCGGACCAGCGCTCCCGATGA
- the paaA gene encoding 1,2-phenylacetyl-CoA epoxidase subunit PaaA, with product MSAPTIERPTADDEAALQARFDAVIAAEHRIEPRDWMPEGYRKTLVRQIAQHAHSEIMGMQPEGDWLLAAPSLRRKAILLAKVQDEAGHGLYLYSAAETLGADRADLTDKLIEGRQKYSSIFNYPTLAYADVGVIGWLVDGAAICNQVPLCRSSYGPYARAMIRVCKEESFHQRQGFELLMTMMRGTPEQRAMVQDAVDRWWWPSLMMFGPPDDDSPNSAQSMAWGIKRHSNDELRQRFVDMSVPQAQVLGVTLPDPELAHDAETGHYRFGAIDWDEFKRVVGGQGPCNDERITRRRAARDDNAWVTEAATAYARKHAGVAA from the coding sequence ATGTCCGCACCCACGATCGAGCGGCCGACCGCCGACGACGAGGCCGCGCTGCAGGCGCGGTTCGACGCGGTCATCGCCGCCGAGCACCGGATCGAGCCGCGGGACTGGATGCCCGAGGGCTACCGGAAGACGCTGGTCCGCCAGATCGCCCAGCACGCGCACTCGGAGATCATGGGGATGCAGCCCGAGGGCGACTGGCTGCTGGCTGCGCCGAGCCTGCGGCGCAAGGCCATCCTGCTGGCCAAGGTGCAGGACGAGGCCGGCCACGGCCTGTACCTGTACTCGGCGGCCGAGACCCTCGGCGCCGACCGGGCCGACCTCACCGACAAGCTGATCGAGGGCCGGCAGAAGTACAGCTCGATCTTCAACTACCCGACCCTCGCCTACGCCGACGTCGGGGTCATCGGCTGGCTGGTCGACGGCGCCGCGATCTGCAACCAGGTGCCGCTGTGCCGGTCCTCCTACGGGCCCTACGCCCGGGCGATGATCCGGGTCTGCAAGGAGGAGTCGTTCCACCAGCGGCAGGGCTTCGAGCTGCTGATGACGATGATGCGCGGCACTCCCGAGCAGCGGGCGATGGTGCAGGACGCCGTCGACCGGTGGTGGTGGCCCTCGCTGATGATGTTCGGCCCGCCGGACGACGACAGCCCCAACTCGGCGCAGTCGATGGCCTGGGGCATCAAGCGGCACAGCAACGACGAGCTGCGGCAGCGCTTCGTCGACATGTCGGTGCCGCAGGCGCAGGTCCTCGGCGTCACGCTCCCCGACCCGGAGCTCGCCCACGACGCGGAGACCGGCCACTACCGGTTCGGCGCGATCGACTGGGACGAGTTCAAGCGGGTGGTCGGTGGGCAGGGCCCGTGCAACGACGAGCGGATCACCCGCCGGCGCGCGGCCCGCGACGACAACGCCTGGGTGACCGAGGCCGCCACGGCCTACGCGCGGAAGCACGCCGGGGTGGCTGCCTGA
- the paaB gene encoding 1,2-phenylacetyl-CoA epoxidase subunit PaaB, with protein sequence MGPEVPVEPKPATTRRDWPLYEVFVRGKRGLNHVHVGSLHAADDEMAVHSARDLYTRRNEGVSIWVVKAADITASSPDEKDPMFAPSGDKVYRHPTFYEIPENVPHM encoded by the coding sequence ATGGGCCCGGAGGTGCCGGTCGAACCGAAGCCCGCGACCACCCGGCGCGACTGGCCGCTCTACGAGGTGTTCGTCCGGGGCAAGCGCGGCCTCAACCACGTGCACGTGGGCTCGCTGCACGCGGCGGACGACGAGATGGCCGTGCACAGCGCACGCGACCTCTACACCCGGCGCAACGAGGGCGTCAGCATCTGGGTGGTCAAGGCCGCCGACATCACCGCGTCCAGCCCCGACGAGAAGGACCCGATGTTCGCCCCGAGCGGCGACAAGGTCTACCGCCACCCGACGTTCTACGAGATCCCCGAGAACGTCCCCCACATGTGA
- the paaC gene encoding 1,2-phenylacetyl-CoA epoxidase subunit PaaC translates to MAHEETVYEALDHAPGDEGHWAFGTGFDEPLAGVDTTVPDGVDPADLGTYCLMLGDDALVLAQRLTQWVTAAPELEEEVAVANVALDLLGQARLLLARAGSVGVLGRSRERATASIPDEDALAYFRDPDEFRCTDLVSAPNGDFARTMVRLLVASTLRLALFARLRGSRDPVLAAIAAKGVNELTYHRDHAARWVLRLGDGTEESHRRAQAGVDAVWPLLDDVFGATDVERRLITAGVAVDPAGTRDEVTGVLRQVLDRATLTTPAWPDGTPPRGRVGVHGPELTDLLGELQGLARQHPAATW, encoded by the coding sequence ATGGCGCACGAAGAGACGGTCTACGAGGCGCTCGACCACGCGCCCGGGGACGAGGGGCACTGGGCCTTCGGCACCGGGTTCGACGAGCCGCTGGCCGGGGTCGACACCACCGTGCCCGACGGCGTCGACCCGGCCGATCTCGGCACCTACTGCCTGATGCTCGGCGACGACGCCCTCGTGCTCGCGCAGCGGCTCACCCAGTGGGTCACCGCCGCCCCCGAGCTGGAGGAGGAGGTCGCCGTCGCGAACGTGGCGCTGGACCTGCTCGGCCAGGCCCGGCTGCTGCTCGCCCGGGCCGGCTCCGTCGGGGTGCTCGGCCGGTCGCGCGAGAGGGCGACCGCATCGATCCCCGACGAGGACGCCCTGGCCTACTTCCGCGACCCCGACGAGTTCCGCTGCACCGACCTGGTGTCCGCGCCCAACGGGGACTTCGCGCGGACGATGGTCCGCCTGCTCGTGGCCTCGACGCTGCGGCTGGCCCTGTTCGCCCGGCTGCGCGGGTCGCGGGACCCGGTGCTCGCCGCGATCGCGGCCAAGGGCGTCAACGAGCTGACCTACCACCGCGACCACGCCGCCCGCTGGGTGCTGCGCCTCGGCGACGGCACCGAGGAGTCCCACCGCCGGGCGCAGGCCGGCGTCGACGCCGTCTGGCCGCTGCTCGACGACGTCTTCGGCGCCACGGACGTCGAGCGGCGGCTCATCACCGCCGGCGTCGCCGTCGACCCGGCCGGCACCCGTGACGAGGTGACCGGCGTGCTCCGCCAGGTGCTGGACCGGGCGACCCTGACGACGCCCGCCTGGCCCGACGGGACGCCGCCACGCGGCCGCGTCGGCGTGCACGGCCCCGAGCTGACCGACCTGCTCGGCGAGCTGCAGGGCCTGGCCCGGCAGCACCCGGCGGCCACCTGGTGA
- the paaD gene encoding 1,2-phenylacetyl-CoA epoxidase subunit PaaD, with the protein MTNDPRAVAETVTDPELPALTLADLGVLRDVRVHDGTVVVDITPTYSGCPAMGVMRADLLHALHSAGFDDVEVRTVLSPAWSTDWISEDGRRKLSAAGIAPPGRAPERTEGPVPLQLGPTRRTAPCPLCGSPDTEELSEFGATACKALRRCRSCREPFEHVKEI; encoded by the coding sequence GTGACCAACGACCCGCGGGCCGTCGCCGAGACCGTCACCGACCCCGAGCTGCCGGCCCTCACCCTCGCCGACCTCGGCGTGCTGCGCGACGTCCGCGTGCACGACGGCACCGTCGTCGTCGACATCACCCCCACCTACAGCGGCTGCCCGGCCATGGGCGTCATGCGCGCCGACCTGCTGCACGCCCTGCACTCGGCCGGGTTCGACGACGTCGAGGTGCGCACCGTGCTCTCCCCCGCGTGGAGCACCGACTGGATCAGCGAGGACGGCCGCCGCAAGCTCAGCGCCGCGGGCATCGCGCCGCCCGGCCGCGCGCCCGAGCGCACCGAAGGCCCCGTGCCCCTGCAGCTCGGACCGACCCGGCGGACGGCGCCGTGCCCGCTGTGCGGCTCCCCCGACACCGAGGAGCTCAGCGAGTTCGGCGCGACGGCGTGCAAGGCGCTCCGCCGGTGCCGGAGCTGCCGCGAGCCGTTCGAGCACGTGAAGGAGATCTGA
- the paaE gene encoding 1,2-phenylacetyl-CoA epoxidase subunit PaaE, whose protein sequence is MSAPPRRRPQFHPLTVAGVERLTDDAVAVTFDVPPELADDYAFRPGQALTLRRIDGDRDERRSYSICAPMGAAPRVGVREVPGGFFSSYLVHEVQPGDEIDVLPPSGTFTADLSQPGDHVFVVAGSGITPALSLAGTVLRDGVSTVTVFYGNRRTNTVMFADELADLKDRYGARLQLVHVLSREQRDAELTSGRLDGDRLRTLVDNLVDAPHVDHWWLCGPHGMVQDARELLAGLGVPAEKVHQELFYVDDVPPEPVRGDEETVDGPSAQVTVVLDGRTTTLALPRDEPVLDSAQKVRGDLPFACKGGVCGTCRARVTDGEVTMRRNYALEPGEVEAGYVLTCQSLPVSDAVTVDYDA, encoded by the coding sequence ATGAGCGCCCCGCCGCGCCGCCGGCCGCAGTTCCACCCGCTGACCGTCGCGGGGGTCGAGCGGCTCACCGACGACGCCGTCGCCGTCACCTTCGACGTCCCGCCCGAGCTCGCCGACGACTACGCCTTCCGGCCCGGGCAGGCGCTGACCCTGCGCCGGATCGACGGCGACCGCGACGAGCGCCGCTCGTACTCCATCTGCGCCCCGATGGGGGCCGCGCCACGGGTCGGCGTCCGGGAGGTCCCGGGCGGGTTCTTCTCCTCCTACCTGGTGCACGAGGTGCAGCCGGGCGACGAGATCGACGTCCTCCCGCCGTCGGGCACGTTCACCGCCGACCTCTCGCAGCCCGGCGACCACGTCTTCGTCGTCGCCGGCTCCGGCATCACGCCGGCGCTGTCGCTGGCCGGGACGGTGCTGCGCGACGGCGTGTCCACCGTGACGGTCTTCTACGGCAACCGGCGCACGAACACGGTCATGTTCGCCGACGAGCTGGCCGACCTGAAGGACCGCTACGGCGCCCGGCTGCAACTGGTGCACGTGCTCTCCCGCGAGCAGCGCGACGCCGAGCTCACCAGCGGCCGGCTCGACGGCGACCGGCTGCGCACGCTCGTCGACAACCTGGTCGACGCACCACACGTCGACCACTGGTGGCTGTGCGGGCCGCACGGGATGGTGCAGGACGCCCGGGAGCTCCTCGCCGGGCTCGGGGTGCCCGCGGAGAAGGTGCACCAGGAGCTGTTCTACGTCGACGACGTCCCACCGGAGCCCGTCCGGGGTGACGAGGAGACGGTCGACGGGCCGAGCGCCCAGGTGACCGTCGTCCTCGACGGCCGGACGACGACGCTGGCCCTGCCGCGCGACGAGCCGGTGCTCGACTCGGCGCAGAAGGTGCGCGGCGACCTCCCCTTCGCCTGCAAGGGCGGCGTGTGCGGGACCTGCCGGGCGCGCGTGACCGACGGCGAGGTGACCATGCGGCGCAACTACGCGCTCGAGCCCGGGGAGGTCGAGGCCGGCTACGTCCTGACCTGCCAGTCGCTGCCGGTCTCCGACGCCGTGACCGTCGACTACGACGCCTGA
- a CDS encoding homogentisate 1,2-dioxygenase: MSVAFYRQVGEVPPKRHTQFRRPDGGLYSEELVGEEGFSSDSALLYHRGIPSAIVDARPWELPDQTLTPNAPLVPRHLKLHDLFPGEEATSFQERGSTDAVTGRRLVLGNGDVRISYAVSSVPSPYYRNATGDECVYVERGAATVETSFGALEVGQGDYVILPRTTTHRWVPTGNEPLRTYVVEANSHIAPPKRYLSRYGQFLEHAPYCERDLRAPTEPLLAEGTDVEVYVKHRGAGPGGLAGTVHVVPEHPFDVVGWDGCLYPYAFNIADFEPITGRVHQPPPVHQVFEGHNFVICNFVPRKVDYHPQAVPVPYYHSNVDSDEIMFYVDGDYEARKGSGIGKGSVSVHPGGHSHGPQPGAVERSLGIEYFDELAVMVDTFRPLDLGEAGVAADDGKYAWTWSGRGPSS; encoded by the coding sequence ATGTCCGTGGCGTTCTACCGGCAGGTGGGCGAGGTCCCACCGAAGCGGCACACCCAGTTCCGCCGGCCCGACGGCGGCCTGTACTCCGAGGAGCTCGTCGGCGAGGAGGGGTTCTCGTCGGACTCCGCGCTGCTCTACCACCGGGGCATCCCGTCGGCGATCGTCGACGCCCGCCCGTGGGAGCTCCCCGACCAGACGCTGACCCCCAACGCACCGCTGGTGCCGCGGCACCTCAAGCTGCACGACCTCTTTCCCGGCGAGGAGGCCACGTCATTCCAGGAGCGCGGGTCCACCGATGCGGTGACCGGCCGGCGGCTCGTGCTGGGCAACGGGGACGTCCGCATCTCCTACGCCGTCTCCTCGGTGCCCTCGCCGTACTACCGGAACGCGACCGGTGACGAGTGCGTCTACGTCGAGCGCGGCGCGGCGACGGTGGAGACCTCGTTCGGCGCCCTCGAGGTGGGCCAGGGCGACTACGTGATCCTGCCGCGGACCACCACGCACCGCTGGGTCCCGACCGGGAACGAGCCGCTGCGGACGTACGTCGTCGAGGCCAACAGCCACATCGCCCCGCCCAAGCGGTACCTCTCCCGGTACGGGCAGTTCCTCGAGCACGCGCCCTACTGCGAGCGGGACCTGCGCGCCCCCACCGAGCCGCTGCTGGCCGAGGGCACCGACGTCGAGGTCTACGTCAAGCACCGCGGCGCCGGCCCCGGCGGGCTCGCGGGCACCGTCCACGTCGTCCCGGAGCACCCCTTCGACGTCGTCGGCTGGGACGGCTGCCTCTACCCGTACGCCTTCAACATCGCCGACTTCGAGCCGATCACCGGCCGGGTCCACCAGCCGCCGCCGGTGCACCAGGTCTTCGAGGGCCACAACTTCGTGATCTGCAACTTCGTGCCCCGGAAGGTCGACTACCACCCGCAGGCGGTGCCGGTTCCCTACTACCACTCCAACGTCGACTCCGACGAGATCATGTTCTACGTCGACGGCGACTACGAGGCCCGCAAGGGGTCCGGCATCGGCAAGGGATCGGTCTCCGTGCACCCGGGCGGGCACTCGCACGGCCCGCAGCCGGGCGCGGTGGAGCGGTCGCTGGGGATCGAGTACTTCGACGAGCTGGCCGTCATGGTCGACACCTTCCGGCCGCTGGATCTGGGTGAGGCAGGCGTCGCCGCCGACGACGGGAAGTACGCCTGGACCTGGTCGGGACGGGGCCCGTCGTCGTGA
- the fahA gene encoding fumarylacetoacetase, producing the protein MTGWLDLPADTGFGLGNLPYGVFSTAGTRPRTGVAIGGSVLDLHGVTGDDAHATGSLNAFMARGPEAWGALRSDLTEWLTDAAHRERVEPHLVPQGEVTMHLPVEVADYVDFYSSRHHAENLGRMFRPDSAALTPNWKHLPIGYHGRSGTVRVSGTPVVRPSGQRKAPTDDAPTFGPSQRLDIEAEVGFVVGTPSDLGRPVPLGAFPEHVFGVCLVNDWSARDLQSWEYVPLGPFLGKSFLTSVSPWVVPLAALDEARVAPPARDPKPLPYLDDTGSEPWGLDIAIEVHLNGELISCPPFDLMYWTPAQQLAHMTVNGASLRTGDLYASGTVSGPRPDQRGSFIELSWGGEEPLRLADGSTRTFLEDGDVVTLTATAPGAGGRRISLGEVTGRIEPASAR; encoded by the coding sequence ATGACCGGCTGGCTCGACCTGCCGGCCGACACCGGCTTCGGCCTCGGCAACCTGCCCTACGGCGTCTTCTCCACCGCGGGCACCCGGCCCCGCACCGGGGTGGCGATCGGCGGCTCGGTCCTCGATCTGCACGGCGTCACCGGCGACGACGCGCACGCCACCGGTTCCCTCAACGCCTTCATGGCCCGGGGCCCGGAGGCGTGGGGGGCGCTGCGGTCGGACCTGACGGAGTGGCTCACCGACGCGGCGCACCGCGAGCGGGTCGAGCCGCACCTGGTCCCGCAGGGCGAGGTGACGATGCACCTGCCGGTCGAGGTGGCCGACTACGTCGACTTCTACAGCTCCCGGCACCACGCGGAGAACCTCGGCCGGATGTTCCGCCCGGACTCGGCAGCGCTGACGCCGAACTGGAAGCACCTGCCGATCGGCTACCACGGCCGCTCCGGCACGGTGCGGGTCTCCGGCACCCCGGTGGTCCGCCCGTCCGGTCAGCGCAAGGCGCCCACCGACGACGCTCCCACCTTCGGGCCCTCGCAGCGCCTGGACATCGAGGCGGAGGTCGGCTTCGTCGTCGGCACGCCCTCGGACCTCGGCCGCCCGGTGCCGCTGGGCGCCTTCCCGGAACACGTGTTCGGCGTCTGCCTGGTCAACGACTGGTCGGCCCGCGACCTGCAGTCCTGGGAGTACGTGCCGCTCGGCCCTTTCCTCGGCAAGTCGTTCCTCACCTCGGTGTCGCCCTGGGTGGTGCCGCTGGCCGCACTGGACGAGGCCCGCGTGGCCCCGCCCGCCCGCGACCCGAAGCCGCTGCCCTACCTCGACGACACCGGCAGCGAGCCCTGGGGCCTGGACATCGCCATCGAGGTCCACCTCAACGGCGAGCTGATCTCCTGCCCGCCTTTCGACCTCATGTACTGGACGCCGGCGCAGCAGCTCGCGCACATGACCGTCAACGGCGCCAGCCTGCGCACCGGCGACCTGTACGCCTCCGGCACCGTCTCGGGCCCCCGGCCGGACCAGCGCGGCTCGTTCATCGAGCTCTCCTGGGGCGGGGAGGAGCCGCTCCGGCTCGCCGACGGCTCGACCCGCACCTTCCTCGAGGACGGCGACGTCGTCACCCTCACCGCCACCGCGCCGGGAGCCGGCGGCAGGCGGATCTCCCTCGGCGAGGTAACCGGCCGGATCGAGCCGGCATCCGCGCGATGA